In a single window of the Vicugna pacos chromosome 8, VicPac4, whole genome shotgun sequence genome:
- the RIMS1 gene encoding regulating synaptic membrane exocytosis protein 1 isoform X4 — translation MAAEMRKMVRQPSRESTDGSINSYSSEGNLIFPGVRLAADSQFSDFLDGLGPAQLVGRQTLATPAMGDIQIGMEDKKGQLEVEVIRARSLTQKPGSKSTPAPYVKVYLLENGACIAKKKTRIARKTLDPLYQQSLVFDESPQGKVLQVIVWGDYGRMDHKCFMGVAQILLEELDLSSMVIGWYKLFPPSSLVDPTLTPLTRRASQSSLESSTGPPCIRS, via the exons ATGGCAGCGGAGATGAGGAAGATGGTGCGGCAGCCCAGTCGGGAGTCCACTGACGGCAGCATCAACAGCTACAGCTCCGAGGGAAA CTTGATATTCCCTGGAGTACGGCTAGCAGCGGATAGTCAATTCAGCGACTTTCTTGATGGACTGGGACCAGCCCAGCTCGTTGGCCGCCAAACCCTCGCCACCCCTGCAATGG GTGATATACAGATCGGAATGGAAGATAAAAAGGGCCAATTAGAAGTTGAAGTTATTAGAGCACGGAGCCTCACGCAAAAACCTGGTTCCAAATCTACACCTG CTCCATATGTCAAAGTATACCTTTTGGAAAATGGGGCCTGCATAGCCAAGAAGAAGACAAGAATTGCAAGAAAAACCCTTGATCCTTTGTATCAACAGTCCCTGGTTTTTGACGAAAGTCCCCAGGGTAAAGTCCTTCAG gTGATTGTCTGGGGAGACTATGGCAGAATGGACCATAAATGCTTTATGGGTGTGGCTCAGATCTTATTGGAAGAGCTCGATCTGTCCAGTATGGTCATTGGCTGGTACAAATTGTTTCCACCGTCATCACTAGTCGACCCCACCCTCACTCCCCTGACCCGCCGGGCTTCCCAATCATCTCTGGAAAGTTCAACTGGGCCTCCCTGCATCCGATCCTAG